The following proteins are encoded in a genomic region of Streptococcus cristatus AS 1.3089:
- a CDS encoding GIY-YIG nuclease family protein: protein MENKAYMYVLECGDGTLYTGYTTNVEARLKTHQAGKGAKYTRARLPVTLIYQEEYPDKSAAMSAEALFKKKKRAEKLAYIEEKRSKS from the coding sequence ATGGAAAATAAAGCCTATATGTACGTCCTTGAATGTGGAGACGGCACCCTCTACACAGGCTATACAACTAATGTAGAAGCTCGTCTCAAAACACATCAGGCTGGAAAAGGAGCCAAGTACACCCGTGCCCGATTACCCGTCACACTCATCTATCAAGAAGAATACCCCGACAAATCTGCAGCCATGTCGGCTGAAGCCCTCTTCAAAAAGAAGAAACGAGCTGAAAAACTAGCTTATATAGAAGAAAAACGTAGCAAGTCCTAA